Proteins encoded by one window of Pseudanabaena sp. BC1403:
- a CDS encoding phycobilisome linker polypeptide: MPFGPASRLGVSLFDETPPIESVLGQSSGETETIILAVYRQVLGNAYVMESERLTVPESQFKRGELSVREFVRAVAKSDLYMTRFFSNCPRYRAIELNFRHLLGRPPLDLEEMRGHSTTLDTKGFAADIDTYIDSDEYQNTFGENFVPYIRGYKTEACQSMVQFTHTFELVRGAASSSLKGDLSGITPKLNSLVINPTATAVISPSGNGATFRNPADAPLTRRGSFGTPNSKVYRIEVTGYRAKSVNSISKFRRSNKVYLVAFDQLSQEYQRIHQQGGVIASITAV, translated from the coding sequence ATGCCTTTTGGACCAGCTTCACGCTTGGGTGTCAGCCTGTTTGATGAAACTCCTCCTATTGAATCGGTACTCGGTCAATCTTCAGGAGAAACCGAAACGATCATTCTTGCTGTCTATCGTCAAGTATTGGGCAATGCCTATGTAATGGAGAGCGAAAGACTCACCGTTCCTGAATCCCAATTCAAGCGCGGTGAATTGAGTGTCCGTGAATTTGTCAGAGCCGTCGCCAAATCTGATCTATACATGACACGCTTCTTCTCAAACTGCCCACGCTATCGTGCGATCGAGCTTAACTTCCGCCATCTACTAGGTCGTCCACCACTAGACCTCGAAGAAATGCGCGGACACAGCACAACTCTTGACACCAAAGGATTTGCTGCTGATATCGACACCTACATTGATAGCGATGAGTACCAAAATACCTTTGGCGAAAACTTCGTTCCTTATATCCGTGGCTATAAGACCGAAGCTTGTCAGAGTATGGTGCAGTTTACGCATACTTTTGAATTGGTGCGCGGCGCGGCTAGCAGCAGCCTCAAGGGCGATCTGTCAGGGATTACACCCAAGCTTAATTCATTGGTGATCAACCCCACTGCTACTGCTGTCATTTCACCTTCTGGCAATGGCGCAACCTTCCGTAATCCTGCTGATGCACCTTTGACCCGTCGTGGTTCATTTGGTACTCCTAACAGCAAGGTTTACCGTATTGAAGTCACTGGCTACCGTGCTAAGTCTGTCAATAGCATTTCCAAGTTCCGTCGTAGCAACAAAGTTTATTTGGTGGCTTTCGACCAACTTTCTCAAGAATACCAACGCATCCACCAACAAGGCGGCGTAATTGCCAGCATCACTGCTGTGTAA